The genomic stretch ATGAAAACGGTACACAAAAATATTGGGTACACACGTTTTTTTGAATtctatttaaataaaatattcacAACGTACAGATAAAGGGAAAATGCTGGAAGCTCTACATGCCCAAATCCCTATTTCTGATTGAATTCATAAGCACACCAAAGGCAAGCATTGACCAGTGCACAAGAAATTGTGATAAACGAATGCAGCCATCAATTTACATCACATTAACGTTATCGTCAATTGCAATTATAACGCCATAGATCACTGACATTCATACGGTCACCCACGCGCCATCATGTTTGTCGACCATCCCCCGTTGGGTGTAAGGATCTAAAAACACCTGTCGGTGCTTCCCCACATCGCATCATACATAGCAATGTGTTGTTTGTTCAAAGCGTCCGATAATAATCGTGTATTTTATGCGATCCGACCCGTGCCGATGGGCAGCATCTAAACACCTCATCCTTTACCGGGCCTGCAAATGAGCGAACTTTGTGCGCGTCCGATGAGGGCGGAACAATAAATATGCAAACGGATAAACTCGGAAACGACGACTGGTGCACCACTTCCATCTTCACTGACACTTGCCACAAGTGTCACTTCAGATCTACCGCATCAGTGCGCTCGCTGGCAGTCTTTTCCCAAGCAAAAGGGTAAGGGTGTCACTTAGACAGAGACGCCTACCGCCACTGCTGTCATTCCGGTGCCGAACGTTATCGAAAGGACACCCTATATCTCGAATATTTACCGaatgaaaatagtgataaaaataTTGCGCCATGTCGTTGTGAATCGTCCCTATGCACACCTCAACCCCTCAGGCTTGATAAGTGTTGATTAATTGCGTGTTTGCCAATGATTATGGAAATTAAATGTCtgtcttttgttttttattgatttttgctATAACAGGTCTGGACGATCTGGGTGCTCGTTGTGCTCAGTACAAGAAGGACGGTTGTGATTTCGCCAAATGGCGTTGCGTTCTGAAGATCGGCAAGAACACCCCAAGCTATCAATCAATCCTGGAGAACGCAAACGTGCTGGCCCGTTACGCCTCAATTTGCCAGTCGCAGCGAATTGTCCCGATCGTCGAACCTGAGGTGAGTTTACAGTTTAATTGGTTGTTTCGAAGTTTGTTAATAAAcgttttttgtttctttcatAGATCCTTCCCGATGGAGACCATGATCTGCTGCGTTGCCAGAAGGTTACCGAAACCGTACTGGCTGCAGTTTACAAGGCACTGAACGATCATCATGTCTTCCTGGAGGGTACTCTGCTGAAGCCCAACATGGTTACCGCTGGCCAGAGCTGCCCGAACAAACCATCGGCTCAAGATATCGCATTGGCCACCGTGTTGGCTCTGCGTCGCACTGTTCCGGCTGCCGTTCCCGGAGTTACTTTCCTGTCGGGTGGACAGTCTGAGGAGGAGGCCTCCGTCAATTTGAACGCCATTAACCAGGTACCGCTGCTGAGACCGTGGGCTCTAACCTTCTCGTACGGACGTGCCCTGCAGGCTTCGGTTCTGCGAGCCTGGGGTGGTAAGAAGGAGAACCTCAAGGCTGCCCAGGATGAGCTCATCAAGCGCGCCAAGGTGAGTGTTCCTGGTTTTTAACAGGATAACATTCCAGTCAGTATTCCCCAAATAACATCACGATCTTTAACGCTTTCTCTGAGATGAACAAAACTCTTGTTAACCTTCCGGCAGACTTTCATTGTGTATCATATTAGTGCGTCGCAATCAATCACTCCGGCGTCATTTTTCTTTGTAGTCTGATTGCATTTATTATGACAGAGGGGCGAACAGAACGCAATCATTGAACGGAAAATAACTCTTTTCCCATACCGCTGTCCTTTTCGATACAGTGAGCGACGGCATAGTCCAGGGAGATAAATTTTTGCACCATTTCACTGACTGCCGAGGAAATCCGATCTGTCCTTCATCTTTCCCGAGATTGGTCGTTATTTTCTGACGCGTGCAATGACGGTCTGGATTTCCGCCGATGTCTTTCTTATTGCTGAAGGATGCAGGGACGAAGAGGAGGAGCACAATAGATGGTCTTGTTACATGTGGAGCGCTAAGCCTTTGCTTGCGGCAGCCTCAAGGCTCCAGGCACGCGGCAAAACGTAACAGAGTGTTGATACAGTTCAATGTCAGTTTGCGCATTGTCTGAAAAgcaggaataaattgaaatatgatAAACGTAAACAAACGCCGTGGAATTATGCCCGCACTTTGCAATAATGCTACGCTAGCGTTCAATCGTAAGCTTTGTGCTGTtgatgtttttttaattgtaaagCTAAAGCTGCGTTTTTATTGGCTATAAATAGCCATGAATTAAATCATAATCAGATTTAAATTGTATACTGATTCATTTAAACTGATAATCCATGAATCAGTATATCACACACCCACAGATTGAGAACCACGCGTTAGTCACCCACATATACCGGTTCCTGTCCGCGCGTGACAGTAGCAATACGAAGCTTGTAATTATTCATTTTAAACATCCACTTAACATGGCGATCTCTAGGCTGTCAACCGTATGGAATGTATTAATCGTCTTGGCCGCCGTTCCCTCAGAGAAAGAGTGAAAGATCGCAATCCACTTGTATCGCATAAGCTTGTGGTTTCCCAACACCTTGCCGCCTACAT from Wyeomyia smithii strain HCP4-BCI-WySm-NY-G18 chromosome 3, ASM2978416v1, whole genome shotgun sequence encodes the following:
- the LOC129727342 gene encoding fructose-bisphosphate aldolase-like isoform X1 encodes the protein MTTYFNYPPKDVQEELARIAKAIVAPGKGILAADESTATCGKRFADIGVENNEDNRRQYRQLLFTADNKISENISGVILFHETLYQKADDGTPLVELLKKKGILAGIKVDKGVVDLMGSEGECTTQGLDDLGARCAQYKKDGCDFAKWRCVLKIGKNTPSYQSILENANVLARYASICQSQRIVPIVEPEILPDGDHDLLRCQKVTETVLAAVYKALNDHHVFLEGTLLKPNMVTAGQSCPNKPSAQDIALATVLALRRTVPAAVPGVTFLSGGQSEEEASVNLNAINQVPLLRPWALTFSYGRALQASVLRAWGGKKENLKAAQDELIKRAKANGLACQAKYEAGSIPSYAANASLFVKAHAY
- the LOC129727342 gene encoding fructose-bisphosphate aldolase-like isoform X2, with protein sequence MTTYFNYPPKDVQEELARIAKAIVAPGKGILAADESTATCGKRFADIGVENNEDNRRQYRQLLFTADNKISENISGVILFHETLYQKADDGTPLVELLKKKGILAGIKVDKGVVDLMGSEGECTTQGLDDLGARCAQYKKDGCDFAKWRCVLKIGKNTPSYQSILENANVLARYASICQSQRIVPIVEPEILPDGDHDLLRCQKVTETVLAAVYKALNDHHVFLEGTLLKPNMVTAGQSCPNKPSAQDIALATVLALRRTVPAAVPGVTFLSGGQSEEEASVNLNAINQVPLLRPWALTFSYGRALQASVLRAWGGKKENLKAAQDELIKRAKANGDASQGKYGGGVVGAAGAGSLFVANHAY